The Campylobacter concisus genome has a window encoding:
- the rpe gene encoding ribulose-phosphate 3-epimerase: protein MYVAPSILSADFGNLAAEIRAICEAGCDLVHVDVMDGHFVPNLTIGPVVVSAVAKAATKPLDIHLMVENNSFFADLFLPLKPKFLTFHIEEEKHPMRLIDHIRKNGVSPGIVLNPHTPVSAIEHIIDEVDMVLLMSVNPGFGGQKFMPVVLEKTRALRELIERKNAKCLIEVDGGVNGLNAPDLEEAGADVLVAGSYIFSSNSYEQAIRAIKLEF from the coding sequence ATGTACGTTGCACCTAGTATTTTGTCGGCTGATTTCGGAAATTTAGCAGCTGAGATAAGAGCCATTTGCGAGGCTGGGTGCGATCTGGTGCATGTTGATGTTATGGATGGGCATTTTGTGCCAAATTTAACCATCGGACCAGTCGTGGTAAGTGCTGTTGCAAAGGCTGCTACAAAGCCACTTGATATTCATTTGATGGTTGAAAATAACTCATTTTTTGCTGACCTTTTCTTGCCGTTAAAGCCAAAATTTCTAACCTTTCACATAGAAGAAGAGAAGCATCCGATGAGGCTCATCGATCACATCAGAAAAAACGGCGTAAGTCCTGGCATCGTGCTAAATCCGCACACGCCAGTTAGTGCAATCGAGCACATCATCGATGAAGTTGATATGGTGCTTTTAATGAGCGTAAATCCTGGCTTTGGTGGTCAGAAATTTATGCCAGTCGTGCTTGAGAAAACAAGGGCGCTAAGGGAGCTAATAGAGCGCAAAAACGCCAAGTGCCTCATCGAAGTAGATGGCGGCGTAAACGGACTAAATGCGCCTGATCTTGAAGAGGCTGGAGCTGATGTCTTGGTGGCTGGCAGCTATATCTTCTCATCAAATTCTTACGAACAAGCCATCCGCGCCATAAAGCTTGAGTTTTGA
- a CDS encoding 3'-5' exonuclease: MKPKKQRLENSIEILARQNLGYHEFILRFGDIEEISSLIDVRDLDMWRTLGLDITRNEDNEIELGTRFRDISEQEFCVVDIETTGGTTNGQIIEIGAIKMKNGTEIGRFESFVAASAVPENITELTGIKASDLVGAPNLLNVLERFKIFLGTSVFIAHNVNFDYGFISHSLNEIGLGILLNRKLCTIDLSRRTIASQKYGLGSLKELLGINNTHHRALNDAIAAAEIFKVCLTRLPFSIQTTEDLINFSKNAPSVKLKPEPVLRGLE; encoded by the coding sequence TTGAAACCAAAAAAACAGCGTTTAGAAAATAGCATTGAAATTTTAGCTAGGCAAAATTTAGGCTATCACGAGTTTATTTTAAGATTTGGCGATATCGAGGAAATTTCATCGCTCATAGACGTGCGCGACCTTGATATGTGGCGAACTCTTGGGCTTGACATCACTAGAAACGAAGATAATGAGATCGAGCTTGGCACGAGATTTAGAGATATTAGCGAGCAGGAATTCTGCGTCGTGGATATCGAAACGACTGGTGGCACGACAAATGGCCAGATCATAGAAATAGGCGCTATAAAAATGAAAAATGGCACCGAAATAGGGCGCTTTGAAAGCTTTGTGGCAGCTAGTGCGGTGCCTGAAAATATCACAGAGCTAACTGGTATAAAGGCAAGTGATCTAGTTGGTGCGCCAAATTTGCTAAACGTGCTGGAGCGGTTTAAAATTTTTCTTGGAACTAGCGTCTTTATCGCGCACAACGTAAATTTTGACTACGGATTTATCTCGCATAGTCTAAATGAGATCGGCCTTGGCATACTGCTAAACAGAAAACTTTGTACCATCGATCTTAGCCGCCGCACCATCGCCTCGCAAAAATACGGTCTTGGCTCGCTAAAAGAACTCCTTGGCATAAATAACACCCACCACAGAGCCCTAAATGACGCAATAGCAGCGGCCGAAATCTTTAAAGTCTGCCTCACACGCCTACCTTTTAGTATCCAAACGACAGAGGACCTTATAAACTTTAGCAAAAATGCCCCAAGCGTAAAGCTAAAACCAGAGCCAGTTTTACGCGGATTAGAGTAA